CAGCGGGAGTCCCTGTTTATAGATCTGAATTCTCAGCAAAAACCTTCTGACCATTGCCCCAAGGGCGATGATCATCAACGCGTACATCGGGATCAGCGTTGCCGCACCATGGCCCACATTCCAGTAAATTTCTCGGGTCAAGTCCATTGGCATCTCGAATTTATGGGTCACATGACATCGCCGGACGTTCTGCGGCTGACGCCTCGCGGACGCCAACCATGGCAGCGGTTTACGTTACTGCAGTCAGTCCAACCGCTCCGTGTGCATATCGAACAGAATATCGTTTTCGCGGTAGATCTGCTCGAGCCGGTCCTGGTGCTTCTTCAGTTCATCGCCGTCGCGGCCGGCCAGCTCCTGGATCAGGTAGTCGACGACGCAGGAGATCGCCGTGGCGTAGCCCACCAGCGGGAACGATTTGGTGGGAGCGACCAGGTGACGGTGGGCAAAGGGGATCAGTGGGCAAAGGGCGCTGTCGGTGATCACGAAAAGCGTGTGCCCCAGCCGCCGGGCCACCTTCCCCAGCCGGATCAGTTCGGTGGGGTAGCGCGAGATGGCGAAAAGAATCACCAGGCTCTCGACGGGCGCGTTGTTGAGCCAGTCGATGGCGGCCGAGTCGCTGCCCTTGATAAGGGTGACGCCCTTGCGCACTTTGGTGAGGGACCAGCCCAGATAGTAGGCAAAGGTGTAGGAAATGCGCGATCCCACCACGCAGACGCTGGGGGCCGTCTGGAGCCGGTCGGCAAACGCGCTCAGCGCCTCGGCGTCAATATGCTTGTATAGCTGTCGGAGATTGTTCATCTCTTCCAAAACGATGCGGTGAAAACGGTCGCCGGCGGGGCCGGTCATAAAGTCCAGTTCGACCCGCTCCGGCAGGGAAAGGCCGGTATCCACGTGATCGCGGAGGGCCTGCAGAAAATCGCCGTACCCCTCGTAGCCGAGCTGGCTGACAAAGCGCACCACGGTGGCCTCGCTCACCCGGGTGGTCTCGGCCAGCTCCTTGGTGGTCATGAAAACGGCCTTGCGGGGATACTGGAGAATATAATTGCCCAGGATGCGGCCCTTGGGCGTCAGAGCGTCCATGTGGGCCATAATGGTATCGATCACGGATTGGGTTGGGCCTTCGACCATGCCTGCCATATCTGCTGCTCCTCTTTCATTGATGTCACCAAGAGATAGTACATGTTTCATTGATTTTCAAGTTATTATTTACATTTAAATACAACATATTATCTTTTTCCAATTGGTCTTTTTGCAACTTTTGTTTCATTAAATAATTTTGCTATTGACATATTTCATTTCATTTGCGACGTGTGGGAGACGGATACTGTTTTTTGACCGCTTTACGGCTCGATTGCGGAGCCATTTTCCACCCACCTTAACGAGTGCCCAAACAGAAATAGGTAAATTTGGTTGAGATCGAGACTCACGAAAACTTTTGCCGCAGTTATCTGGTTGATATTTCGAGGATAAAATTTTTCGTGCAACAAAGATATCGAGCAAACTGGCCATTTCTGGTTGGCGCTAACGAATCATGTTGGGAGAATATATGTTCTGGAAATCCAAGCCCCTGTGGGGCAAAAAGCCCGGGCTGAAGTCCAGCTACGATGCCGTGATCATCGGCGGCGGCCTTCACGGCCTGGCCACGGCCTACTACCTGGCCAAAGAGCAGGGCATCAGGAATGTGGCCATCATCGAAAAGCGTTACATCGGATTCGGCGGGGCCGGGCGCAACACGGCCATCGTGCGGGCCAACCAGCGCACCCAGTACAATGTCCCCTTGTATAAGGTCGCCCTGGACCTGTGGCCGGTGCTCACCAGGGAGTTGGACTTCAACCTGATGTTCAACAACTGCGGCAACCTCAACCTGATGCACAGCGAAGCGGCCATGAAGGCGGCCCGCATGACCATCGCCACGGCCCAGTTCCACGGCGTGGAGAGCCACCTCATCGACGCCAAACAGGCCAAGGAGCTGGTGCCGGCCCTGAACATCTCCGAAGACATCACCTTTCCCATCCATGGCGCCATGTTCCATCCCCCCGGCGGCATCGTGCGCCACGACGCCGTGGTCTGGGGGCTGGCCAAGGGGTGCGCCAGGCATGGGGTGCACATCCACCAGCAGACCGAGGCCACGGCCATTCACACCGAAGGCGGCAAAATCACCGGCGTTTCCACCTCCCGCGGCCGGATCGCCACCAAACAGGTGCTGGTGTCCGCCGGCGGATACAGCGCCGGCATCATCAACCGGATGCTGGGCATCAAGCTACCCATCAGCGTGCTCACCATTCAGGCCATGGTCACCCAGCCGCTGAAACCGATTCTCAACCATGTGGTCTCCTCCGGCGCCTATCACTGCTACGCCAACCAGACCCTCAAGGGAGAAATCGCCACCGGCGCCCACATGGACCAGTGGCCCAACTACACGACCCAGAACACGGCCCACTATATCAAACACCAGGCCGAATCCCTGTCCGACTGGCTGCCCTGCCTGCGCGGCGTCAAATTCATGCGCATCTGGGGCGGCCTGGCCGACATGACCCCGGATATGGCCCCCATCATGGACGGCAACGATCCCATCGACGGATTCTACATGGACTGCGGCTGGGGTTATTTCGGATTCAAATCGTGCAGCGCCGCGGGCAAATACATGGCCGAGTACATGGCCACCGGCAACTGTCCGGACATGCTCAAACCGTTCAACCTACGCCGCTACGAGAACCATGAACTGATGGGCGAGACGGCGGCGCTGGTGAGCTACACCCCAGACAACTGATGAAGGGTAAAAAGACGGCATCACCCCTCACCCCGGCCCTCTCCCCTCAATGGGAGAGGGGGGCGCGACAGGCAACGATTTCTAAATACTGTACGCCTGGCTCCTGACAACGTCCCCTCGCCCCTTTGGGGAGAGGGACAGGGTGAGGGGGAATGAAGCAGAATTTCAAATGAGAAAAAACATCTCTCGAAAATAAGGAGATTCGATATGGCCTTAACACTCACCTGCCCCATCTGCGGCAAACGCAACGGATACGAATTCCGTTACGGAGGAGAAGACAAGGGGCCGCGCCCGGCCGAGGAAGGCCTGACGCCGGCGGCCTGGTGCGACTATGTCCATATGAACAAATGCACGGCCGGCGTCCAGAAGGAGTGGTGGTTTCACCGCGACGGATGCGGAGCATGGTTCACCACCTGGCGCGACACAACCAAAAACATCGAAGTGAAACCACCGGAGGCGAGCAAATGAACCGGCTTAACCAACTGCCCACGCTCCGCATCGACCCTTCCGAAAAGCGCACGTTGACCTACCGCGGCAAAACCTACCCCGGTGTCGCCGGCGATACGGTGGCCACGGCCCTTTTCGCAAACGGCGTCCGGGTTTTCGCCCGCAGCCTGAAATACCACCGCCCGCGCGGGCTTTACAGCCTGGACGGCGAGTGCAGCAACACCATGATGGACGTGGACGGCATTCCCAACGTGCGCACCGAGAACACCCTTCTGGAAAGCGGCATGGCCGTAAAAGCCCAGAATGTGGTCGGCTCGGCCAATTTCGATGCGATGGCCTTTCTCGACAAGTTCGACTGGATGATGCCGGCGGGATTCTACTACAAGACCATGCACAAGCCCGCCGCCATCTGGCCTTACGCCATGAAACAGATCCGCAAGGCCGCGGGCCTGGGCGTCATCTCTTCCGACTATGAGATGAAAGGCCGGCACGACGAACAGTTCATGAAGGCCGAGGTCACCGTCATCGGCGGCGGGGCCGCCGGCATGGCCGCGGCATTGGCCGCCGCCGAGTCCGGCCGACGCGTGATCCTTTTAGAGGCCCGGCCCCATCTGGGCGGCTGCTTCGACTACCGGGTCAGCACCGATGGCGACGGCACCCCCTTGTATCGAAAAGCCCGCGAAATGGCGGCAGCAGTCGAACAGACGCCCAACATCCGGGTGTTCACGCACACCCCCATGGTGGGCGCCTACACCAACAACCTGATCACCGCCTTCCAGGTCGGCAAAAAGGGCGACGCCTTCACCGAGCGCTACATCGAGATCCGCTCGGACAGCGTGGTCGTGGCCACCGGTTGCATCGAGCGCCCCCTGCTTTTTGACAACAACGAACGCCCCGGCGTCATGCAGGTCGGCTGCGCCCATCGCCTAGCCCGCACGTACGGCCTTTTGCCCGGCAAGCAGGCCGTCTTCTCCATCGGGCATGACCTGGGCCTGGAGGCGGCCGTCGATCTTTTCGATCTGGGGCTCAAGATCGCCTGCGTGGCCGATATCCGCGAGGATGGACAGAACACGGACCTGCTGGTGGCCCTGGCCGAACGCAACATTCCGGTGCTCAAAGGCTGGGTGGCCGCCAGGGCCCACGGCGGCAAGCAGGTCAAAAAGGTCACCCTCTCCACCGTGGAAGGCACTGTCAAACGCGATTTCGACTGCGACCTGTTGGTAGCCTCCGCCGGCCTCACCCCGGTGACCGGTCCCTTTATCATGGCCCAGGCCAAGATGGGCTACGACAGCCTCACCGGCTATTTCCTGCCCACGGAACTGCCCGAGCGGATGTTTCCAGCCGGCCGGCTGACCGGCATCAACGATCCGGCGGCCATCGAGGCTTCCGGACGCCTGGCCGGCCTCAAGGCGGCAGCCGCCGCCGGCGCCGACATGGCCGCGGCCGTTGCCGATGCGGAAAAGGCCGCGGCGGCCCTTCCCGGCCCGGAGCGCGGCTGCAAGCTGGTCACCGCACCGGTGAAAGGGCGCAAAAGCTTCATCTGCTTCGACGAAGACGCCACCGTCAAATCGGTCAAGCAGGCCATCGACAAGGGCTTCGACGTTCCCGAACTGGTCAAACGCTTCGCCGGTGTAGGTCTTGGCCCGGGCCAGAGCGGCATCCCGGGGCACAACCTGCCCCTGTTCGTGGCCAAGTACACGGCTTCGAGCGCCACGCCCAGACCCACGACGGTGCGTCCGCCCCTGGTGCCCACCTTTTTGGCCACCTATGCGGGCTACAACCACCACATGTTCAAACGCACCCCCATGCATTACGACCAGATCGCCGACGGCGGCGTCTTCCGCAACATCGGCGTCTGGCAGCGGGCCCGCTACTTCTCCAAGGACTTCGACTGCAAGGAAGAAATTCTCAACGTACGCAACAACGTGGGCATGCTGGACGGCTCCACCCTGGGCAAGTTCCGCATCCACGGTCCCGATGCCCTAAAGGCCCTGCAGCGGGTCTACGTATCGGACATGAGCAAGATCAAGGAAGGCCGCATCAAGTACTCGGCCATGTGCAACGACGACGGCTGCGTCATCGACGACGGCGTGGTGGTCAAGCTGGGCGAGAACGACTATTACTTCACCACCTCCACCGGCCGGGCCGGCCAGACCGTGGAGTGGATCCGCTACCACACCCGCTTCGACGGCTGGAACTTCAGTCTGGTCAACCTGACCGACGCCATGGGCGTGATCAATCTCTCGGGTCCCAACGCCCGCAAAGTGCTGGCCAAAGTGGTCGACATCGATGTGTCCAACGAGGCGTTCTCTTTTTCCGAATACAAAGAGTTCTTCATTCAGGACA
This window of the uncultured Desulfosarcina sp. genome carries:
- a CDS encoding sarcosine oxidase subunit delta; this encodes MALTLTCPICGKRNGYEFRYGGEDKGPRPAEEGLTPAAWCDYVHMNKCTAGVQKEWWFHRDGCGAWFTTWRDTTKNIEVKPPEASK
- a CDS encoding 2Fe-2S iron-sulfur cluster-binding protein, with product MNRLNQLPTLRIDPSEKRTLTYRGKTYPGVAGDTVATALFANGVRVFARSLKYHRPRGLYSLDGECSNTMMDVDGIPNVRTENTLLESGMAVKAQNVVGSANFDAMAFLDKFDWMMPAGFYYKTMHKPAAIWPYAMKQIRKAAGLGVISSDYEMKGRHDEQFMKAEVTVIGGGAAGMAAALAAAESGRRVILLEARPHLGGCFDYRVSTDGDGTPLYRKAREMAAAVEQTPNIRVFTHTPMVGAYTNNLITAFQVGKKGDAFTERYIEIRSDSVVVATGCIERPLLFDNNERPGVMQVGCAHRLARTYGLLPGKQAVFSIGHDLGLEAAVDLFDLGLKIACVADIREDGQNTDLLVALAERNIPVLKGWVAARAHGGKQVKKVTLSTVEGTVKRDFDCDLLVASAGLTPVTGPFIMAQAKMGYDSLTGYFLPTELPERMFPAGRLTGINDPAAIEASGRLAGLKAAAAAGADMAAAVADAEKAAAALPGPERGCKLVTAPVKGRKSFICFDEDATVKSVKQAIDKGFDVPELVKRFAGVGLGPGQSGIPGHNLPLFVAKYTASSATPRPTTVRPPLVPTFLATYAGYNHHMFKRTPMHYDQIADGGVFRNIGVWQRARYFSKDFDCKEEILNVRNNVGMLDGSTLGKFRIHGPDALKALQRVYVSDMSKIKEGRIKYSAMCNDDGCVIDDGVVVKLGENDYYFTTSTGRAGQTVEWIRYHTRFDGWNFSLVNLTDAMGVINLSGPNARKVLAKVVDIDVSNEAFSFSEYKEFFIQDTIFVRAMRLGFVGELSYELHVPSSYMKAVWDMLKDAGAEFGIRNFGVEAQNVLRMEKCHIILGQESEQRTNLLDVGLGFLWDRKKAEAKTVGAVALRQAEDKAGRLKLVGIRMEDDDRPARDGALIVDSKVRGYVATMRKSFTTGQAVGMALVESQLAGKGTRLEIFEDECNGVRLYARVVDTPFYDVTGERMKS
- a CDS encoding MurR/RpiR family transcriptional regulator gives rise to the protein MAGMVEGPTQSVIDTIMAHMDALTPKGRILGNYILQYPRKAVFMTTKELAETTRVSEATVVRFVSQLGYEGYGDFLQALRDHVDTGLSLPERVELDFMTGPAGDRFHRIVLEEMNNLRQLYKHIDAEALSAFADRLQTAPSVCVVGSRISYTFAYYLGWSLTKVRKGVTLIKGSDSAAIDWLNNAPVESLVILFAISRYPTELIRLGKVARRLGHTLFVITDSALCPLIPFAHRHLVAPTKSFPLVGYATAISCVVDYLIQELAGRDGDELKKHQDRLEQIYRENDILFDMHTERLD
- a CDS encoding FAD-dependent oxidoreductase, which encodes MFWKSKPLWGKKPGLKSSYDAVIIGGGLHGLATAYYLAKEQGIRNVAIIEKRYIGFGGAGRNTAIVRANQRTQYNVPLYKVALDLWPVLTRELDFNLMFNNCGNLNLMHSEAAMKAARMTIATAQFHGVESHLIDAKQAKELVPALNISEDITFPIHGAMFHPPGGIVRHDAVVWGLAKGCARHGVHIHQQTEATAIHTEGGKITGVSTSRGRIATKQVLVSAGGYSAGIINRMLGIKLPISVLTIQAMVTQPLKPILNHVVSSGAYHCYANQTLKGEIATGAHMDQWPNYTTQNTAHYIKHQAESLSDWLPCLRGVKFMRIWGGLADMTPDMAPIMDGNDPIDGFYMDCGWGYFGFKSCSAAGKYMAEYMATGNCPDMLKPFNLRRYENHELMGETAALVSYTPDN